One genomic region from Pseudomonas sp. R5-89-07 encodes:
- a CDS encoding monovalent cation:proton antiporter-2 (CPA2) family protein gives MPHEGNLLQAAVVFLFAAVLTVPLAKRLQLGAVLGYLFAGVIIGPSVLGLVGNPQSVAQFSELGVVLLLFIIGLELSPKRLWVMRKAVFGVGLAQVLLTGLVMGAVALWLFGQSWNSAIVLGLGLALSSTAFGLQSLAERKELNQPHGRLAFAILLFQDIAAIPLIAMVPLLAGSDHPTTEAQGVEHVLQILGSIAVVIIGGRYLLRPVFRIVAKTGLREVSTATALLVVIGTAWLMELVGVSMALGAFLAGLLLADSEYRHELESQIEPFKGLLLGLFFMSVGMGANLSLLLSAPLVVIGLTLLLIGLKLPLLYAVGRMAGELNRESALRLGVVLAAGGEFAFVVFKIGRDQGLFEPHLYDVLVLTITLSMAVTPLLLLVCPKLFKPKVKPVDVPEEYRAIESDAPRVVIAGMGRMGQIVARILRAQNISFIALDTSVETIELTRSFGGMPVFYGDPQRPEILHAAKVDQAEFFVIAMDDPEINIKTAELVRNLYPHMKIIARARNRQHVHRLVDLDASPVRETFYSSLEMSRRTLVGLGLSQAQADARIDRFKTHDQQVLAAQHAVYDDAAKLMQSAQEARTELARLFEMDRLQEESDKV, from the coding sequence ATGCCCCATGAAGGCAACCTGTTACAAGCAGCCGTGGTGTTCCTCTTCGCCGCCGTGCTCACCGTGCCTCTGGCCAAGCGCCTGCAACTGGGTGCGGTGTTGGGCTATCTGTTCGCGGGCGTGATCATCGGCCCCTCGGTGTTGGGCCTGGTTGGCAACCCGCAAAGCGTGGCGCAGTTTTCTGAATTGGGCGTGGTGCTGTTGCTGTTCATCATCGGCCTAGAGCTTTCGCCCAAACGGCTATGGGTAATGCGCAAGGCGGTATTTGGTGTCGGCCTGGCTCAGGTGCTGCTCACTGGGCTGGTGATGGGCGCGGTGGCGCTGTGGCTGTTTGGCCAGTCATGGAACAGCGCGATTGTGCTGGGCCTGGGCCTGGCGCTGTCCTCCACTGCGTTTGGCCTGCAAAGCCTGGCCGAGCGCAAGGAACTCAACCAACCCCACGGGCGCCTGGCCTTTGCGATCCTGTTGTTCCAGGACATCGCGGCCATCCCGTTGATCGCCATGGTGCCGCTGCTGGCCGGCAGCGACCATCCGACCACCGAAGCCCAGGGCGTCGAGCATGTGTTGCAGATCCTCGGCAGTATTGCCGTGGTGATCATCGGCGGGCGCTACCTGTTGCGCCCAGTGTTTCGTATCGTCGCCAAGACCGGCCTGCGCGAAGTGTCCACCGCCACCGCATTGCTGGTGGTGATCGGCACCGCCTGGCTGATGGAGCTGGTGGGCGTGTCCATGGCCCTCGGCGCCTTCCTGGCCGGGTTGCTGCTGGCGGACTCGGAATACCGCCACGAGCTGGAATCCCAGATCGAACCGTTCAAGGGCCTGCTGCTGGGGCTGTTTTTCATGAGCGTGGGCATGGGCGCCAACCTCAGCCTGCTGCTCAGCGCACCGCTGGTGGTGATCGGGCTGACCTTGCTGCTGATCGGTTTGAAACTGCCGCTGCTCTACGCCGTGGGCCGCATGGCGGGTGAACTCAACCGCGAAAGCGCCCTGCGCCTGGGCGTGGTACTGGCGGCAGGGGGTGAGTTTGCCTTCGTGGTGTTCAAGATCGGCCGCGACCAGGGCCTGTTCGAACCGCACCTCTACGATGTGCTGGTGCTGACCATCACCCTGTCCATGGCCGTGACGCCGCTGCTGCTGTTGGTGTGCCCGAAGCTGTTCAAGCCCAAGGTCAAGCCGGTGGACGTGCCCGAGGAATACCGCGCCATCGAAAGCGACGCACCGCGTGTGGTGATTGCCGGCATGGGCCGTATGGGCCAGATCGTCGCGCGAATCCTGCGTGCGCAGAACATCTCGTTCATCGCCCTGGACACCTCGGTGGAAACCATCGAACTGACCCGCAGCTTTGGCGGTATGCCGGTGTTCTACGGTGACCCGCAACGCCCGGAAATCCTGCATGCGGCCAAGGTCGACCAGGCGGAATTCTTCGTGATCGCCATGGATGACCCGGAGATCAACATCAAGACCGCAGAGCTGGTGCGTAACCTCTACCCGCACATGAAGATCATCGCCCGTGCGCGTAACCGCCAGCACGTACACCGCCTGGTGGACCTGGACGCCTCACCGGTGCGCGAAACCTTTTACTCCAGCCTGGAGATGAGCCGTCGCACCCTGGTCGGTCTCGGTTTGAGCCAGGCCCAGGCCGATGCGCGCATCGACCGCTTCAAAACCCACGACCAGCAAGTCCTCGCCGCGCAGCACGCGGTGTACGACGATGCGGCCAAACTCATGCAGAGCGCCCAGGAAGCCCGTACGGAACTGGCGCGGTTGTTTGAGATGGATCGGCTTCAGGAAGAGTCCGACAAGGTGTGA
- a CDS encoding alpha/beta hydrolase, protein MLKLLALTLTLLAGAAHADSDLHTDLPLSYLEQTQGDARNQPLVIFLHGFGSNEQDLFGIKDALPSTWTYLSVRAPMPVEPRGYRWFTKTPGDGDYDGVTADLQSSARLIEDFVGKATAKYHTEPDRVFLVGFSQGAIMSYEVGLRRPELVRGIAALSGSVLPVLKAELKPNEALGKLAIFIGHGTLDQALPYASGTRANEVLEGIGLKPQFHGYPGMNHTISEAEIQDLKAWLEESLK, encoded by the coding sequence ATGCTCAAACTGCTCGCTCTCACGCTGACCTTGCTGGCCGGTGCCGCCCACGCCGATTCCGACCTGCATACCGATTTGCCGCTGTCGTACCTGGAGCAGACCCAGGGCGATGCACGCAACCAACCACTGGTGATTTTCCTGCATGGTTTTGGCAGCAACGAGCAAGACCTGTTTGGCATCAAGGATGCGCTGCCTTCGACCTGGACCTACCTGTCGGTGCGTGCGCCGATGCCGGTGGAGCCGCGTGGCTATCGCTGGTTTACCAAGACCCCCGGTGACGGTGATTACGATGGGGTAACGGCCGATCTGCAAAGCAGCGCCAGGCTGATTGAAGACTTTGTCGGCAAAGCCACCGCCAAATACCACACCGAACCTGACCGGGTGTTCCTGGTGGGGTTCAGCCAGGGCGCGATCATGTCCTATGAGGTGGGCTTGCGCAGGCCCGAGCTGGTGCGCGGGATTGCGGCGCTGAGCGGCAGCGTGTTGCCGGTGCTCAAGGCTGAGCTCAAGCCGAATGAAGCGCTGGGGAAGCTGGCGATCTTCATCGGGCACGGCACCTTGGACCAGGCGCTGCCGTATGCGTCTGGCACGCGGGCCAACGAGGTGCTGGAAGGCATCGGCTTGAAGCCGCAGTTTCATGGTTATCCGGGGATGAACCATACGATCAGCGAGGCGGAAATCCAGGACCTGAAGGCCTGGCTGGAAGAAAGCCTCAAATAA